Genomic segment of Penaeus monodon isolate SGIC_2016 chromosome 32, NSTDA_Pmon_1, whole genome shotgun sequence:
AAAACTTTTGGTGATAACGAATAATTATCGAAGCAACAagggtttctctctgtctgtttatttgactATCGAATGATATTCTTCTATGCTCGCGGTCTCTACAGGAACTTGTTGACAGCATCCTCAATTAATTTCTGGACGTAGGCTGGGACAGAGGCACCGTAAGCGCTGTTGAAATTGAGATTAGAATTAATATACATTTGATACTGTTACACTTTCATGTAAAGTGAATGTCATCATCTAAAGCTAATCTAGAAAGAGATCAGTCGCAGAAAGCCAAAGGCTCCTCGCATGAGTCGAAACTCACGTAGAAGGGGCGAAGTCGTAGGGCTGAGCAACATTGGCCAGTGTCCCGAAGAGCCCCAGGAAAGACGAGAACAAGAGTATACCGACGAAGATGACCCCGATGTAGGATAGGGTTATCTTGCCGATGGTGAGAGAGGTGTTGTCGTCGTAGAAAAGTCGTGCGTCGTTTTTGTGGGCGGTGTCGGCTGCGTGCGTGAGGGCGGCCAGGGTAAGAAGGGCAGCGAAGGTGATTCCTGCAAAGGGATGGGTCATTGGTTGCCGTCTGGTGGTTGAGTTGTTGATGACAATGCCTAGTAACTATAATACAAGCAATaaaactgatagaaaaaaaattgactttcGCAAATTTATTGGGACAAAGGGATACAAGATAGGGCGAGATATCAACTCAATGAATGAAACAGCTTTATTTTGCTCCTTATATGCAAATCTATTTATTTCCAAGAAATCTATATACGTCTAAGACTAAAATACTTTATCCAAGATTATTCTTTTCACTATGTGTTACTATGTAAACCACATGACAATGCTATTATTccagtacaaaaaaagaaagaaaaaagtgaccaTACCGTGAGAGGCCATTGTGTTGCGCAGGATGGTGTTCACAGGATGACTGATGCCGCAAACGTTTCCGTGGTTACTTAAGTAGACCTACAGGGGAGAGCTACAGTNNNNNNNNNNNNNNNNNNNNNNNNNNNNNNNNNNNNNNNNNNNNNNNNNNNNNNNNNNNNNNNNNNNNNNNNNNNNNNNNNNNNNNNNNNNNNNNNNNNNNNNNNNNNNNNNNNNNNNNNNNNNNNNNNNNNNNNNNNNNNNNNNNNNNNNNNNNNNNNNNNNNNNNNNNNNNNNNNNNNNNNNNNNNNNNNNNNNNNNNNNNNNNNNNNNNNNNNNNNNNNNNNNNNNNNNNNNNNNNNNNNNNNNNNNNNNNNNNNNNNNNNNNNNNNNNNNNNNNNNNNNNNNNNNNNNNNNNNNNNNNNNNNNNNNNNNNNNNNNNNNNNNNNNNNNNNNNNNNNNNNNNNNNNNNNNNNNNNNNNNNNNNNNNNNNNNNNNNNNNNNNNNNNNNNNNNNNNNNNNNNNNNNNNNNNNNNNNNNNNNNNNNNNNNNNNNNNNNNNNNNNNNNNNNNNNNNNNNNNNNNNNNNNNNNNNNNNNNNNNNNNNNNNNNNNNNNNNNNNNNNNNNNNNNNNNNNNNNNNNNNNNNNNNNNNNNNNNNNNNNNNNNNNNNNNNNNNNNNNNNNNNNNNNNNNNNNNNNNNNNNNNNNNNNNNNNNNNNNNNNNNNNNNNNNNNNNNNNNNNNNNNNNNNNNNNNNNNNNNNNNNNNNNNNNNNNNNNNNNNNNNNNNNNNNNNNNNNNNNNNNNNNNNNNNNNNNNNNNNNNNNNNNNNNNNNNNNNNNNNNNNNNNNNNNNNNNNNNNNNNNNNNNNNNNNNNNNNNNNNNNNNNNNNNNNNNNNNNNNNNNNNNNNNNNNNNNNNNNNNNNNNNNNNNNNNNNNNNNNNNNNNNNNNNNNNNNNNNNNNNNNNNNNNNNNNNNNNNNNNNNNNNNNNNNNNNNNNNNNNNNNNNNNNNNNNNNNNNNNNNNNNNNNNNNNNNNNNNNNNNNNNNNNNNNNNNNNNNNNNNNNNNNNNNNNNNNNNNNNNNNNNNNNNNNNNNNNNNNNNNNNNNNNNNNNNNNNNNNNNNNNNNNNNNNNNNNNNNNNNNNNNNNNNNNNNNNNNNNNNNNNNNNNNNNNNNNNNNNNNNNNNNNNNNNNNNNNNNNNNNNNNNNNNNNNNNNNNNNNNNNNNNNNNNNNNNNNNNNNNNNNNNNNNNNNNNNNNNNNNNNNNNNNNNNNNNNNNNNNNNNNNNNNNNNNNNNNNNNNNNNNNNNNNNNNNNNNNNNNNNNNNNNNNNNNNNNNNNNNNNNNNNNNNNNNNNNNNNNNNNNNNNNNNNNNNNNNNNNNNNNNNNNNNNNNNNNNNNNNNNNNNNNNNNNNNNNNNNNNNNNNNNNNNNNNNNNNNNNNNNNNNNNNNNNNNNNNNNNNNNNNNNNNNNNNNNNNNNNNNNNNNNNNNNNNNNNNNNNNNNNNNNNNNNNNNNNNNNNNNNNNNNNNNNNNNNNNNNNNNNNNNNNNNNNNNNNNNNNNNNNNNNNNNNNNNNNNNNNNNAACAGTTGGTGATTCAGAGATCAGATAGGATGACGATGGCTAGAAAaggtatatgcacatacataaaaacaatactTTTTCGATTAATCTGTGACTACCAGC
This window contains:
- the LOC119593811 gene encoding uncharacterized protein LOC119593811 — encoded protein: MASHGITFAALLTLAALTHAADTAHKNDARLFYDDNTSLTIGKITLSYIGVIFVGILLFSSFLGLFGTLANVAQPYDFAPSTAYGASVPAYVQKLIEDAVNKFL